CAAGCTGTCCAGGAGAGACTCCATGTTTATATCACAAAAGAGAgggcccaggacagagccctgtggacacttCTTCGGAATTCTTTTCTCACACTCCCGCTAGAGGGCGGTAGTCAGACCTCCCTTCCCACACAATAGCTTAcaagacagccatatagcggccctggacactctttctcccgcaggcgggagaaaagcgaaggccaccacaggttgtcaaaggcgccactgatgttcaccatgatgccaactatgtacttgtgtGGGGACGACCCACAAACCTCGGCCGCCAGGGAAATTGCGTCAGACGCAGGTCGCCCCGATCGAAAGCAGAATTGCCTGTCGCTCGTCCCACACAATACTCGATGcgctgtcagtctgtcagccagcaaTCGCTCTAGCAATTTACCCAGGAGGTCCAAAAGACAAACTGGACTGTAGGATTTAACTTATTTCGGGTCTTTTCATGGCTCTTCTTGATAATGACAACATTAGCCTGCTTCCAGAAGGAGGGGAACATACTTAATCGTAATGCCTCATTTTATATCATTGTAGAGGTGTTACtagttgaggagcgaggtattgtaccacctccgccacaatgccgtctggtcctggggccttgactttctttaaagattttatgtGAGTAGCCACCTCTTCCTCAGAGGACaggtttatttaatgaaaactgtttcatacatttatgttcttatttatacacAGTGTATGTTTCTTCTTCGTCCACGGAAATTAGACTTTTCGCGTTCAGGTATCTGGCCTGTTTTGTGGAAGAATGCACATGGAAAGAAAACACGTCGATATGAAGCAGTTGCAGTGCGTTTCAGAAACAGATCAAATAATAAAACGAAGATTAAGAAGGTCCAAATCCATGTCCCAGTGCCGCAATAAACGGTAACGTCAGAACTTCCTTCCTGAGAGAAACGTTGATGTTCCGTTCAGTCCCGTCCCATATGTTCCGTTGATGGCCAATGTGAAAGCCACCGTtagaaatgcattgtggaatgtttagaCGTTCCGTCATGTATGTTCGTCCTTAGCCTTAGTGTGCATCTCAAATCGCTTACCTCATTCACACGATGTGCAATCTtggtagcaatctgcggttgtttgctggtgcATCTCAAATCGCTTGCCTCATTCACACGATGTGCAATATtggtagcaatctgcggttgtttgctgatgatgctggggtGTACGGTAAGGTATCAATGTTGggagactgtagaaggatacaagatggcttagacaaaatttatagttggtgtggtgaatggcagcagctttaaacgtagaaaaatataagttactgCGGATTGGTTTAAACCCGTgatgtcctgcttggcacagtcacgtcgtttaaatatctgggcgtaatgtcgcaaagcgatatgaaatggaacgagcttgtgaggattgtggtggggaaggcgaatggtcgacttaggtttattgggagaattctaggaaattgTTGTTCATCTGCAAAGCAGACCGCATATAAGACagtagtgcgacctgttcttgagtgctaCTCGAGTGTtggggatccgtacgaggtcggattaaaggaagacatcgaagcagttcagaggccgtctaccagatttgttgctggtaggtttgaacaacaagcaagtattacggagattcttGGGGAACTCAtgtgggaattcctggaggaaaggtGTCGTTCGTTCGGAGGAACAGCATTGAGAAAATGTAGCGAAGCGGTATTTtaagctaactgcagaacgattctgtggcCTCCAACGTATATTGCGCGTAATGGCAACGAAGATTAGATACGAGAATTTAGGGCTCATTCGGAGACGTGTAGACAGTCCCTTTtccctctgtttgcgagtggaagaggaaaggaaatgactagtaatggtacggggtaccctccgctatGTACCGTACGGTGATCTGCGGAGtgcctatgtagatgtagatgtagatctctacaCGAGATAAAGGATTCTGACAGCGCAATGATCGTACGTTTTCACTCGAGTACAGGTTGTCTGTGGCGTACACTAGTCTGTACGAAAAACTATATTTCGCAGAATAATTAGTAGGGCCACGGACGCACATCGTGTCCGGCAGTCAGACGGCGGGGACGGGACCGTGGCAACAGCCcctagggggaagggggggaggggagggggcggtgaAAATAGTCCGTGTGGCGCGGGGCGAGGCAGTGTGCAGTGTGCGCGCAGGACCGCCGGACAGCGCGCCGCACGCCGCACGCCGCACGCCCACCGGCAGTGCTTCCGCGCCCGCGCCCGTGGCTTCGCGAGTGCTCCGTCGTGCTTGTGTGTGGAATGTGCGACACCCATGCCCAGTGACAGCACCGCCGGCAGGAGCGGCGCTGCGCCCGTGACGGCGACGGTAACCGTCACGACCAAGACGTCGACGACGCACGCAGTGGCCGCCAAGAGGACCCGCAGCGCAGCCACGTTCATGTCCACCGCCAAGACGACGCGCGCAGGTACGGCAAGCCAGCAACAAGGGCTTCCCAGGCCGCTCACTGCCCGGTGGCAGCCGCCCTCCGCCTTCTAGCGAATACGTCATCAAACGCGCGACCCTAAGATTACAGGACTAGAACGGAATTCGCGGGGAATCGACTAAAAGCAGGTGGCGCATCACATCTCGCAAGTTTGCAATAAAGCCGTGTTTGAGAACGGGGAAGAGCTGCTGATAAACAAGGCTTTTTCAGCTACCGATTTGGATAATCTGAACATCTTCGGGTATCATCCAATTATTTACAACAGCATGTAAGACAACGTTCTCTCCGTGCGTAGTAGTGTGCAGAGTGCAATCATCACAGAAGGATGGAACCTCATTATGACAGTGTACAAAGATtaataaattatattaatgcaTAGCTATGTAAATGTCGTTATGCCTTGATAAAACAcgaaattttcttctttaacacTTGAACATGTTAAGGTGAAGTTTTACCACCGTTAGAGGGTTCATTTGTTCTCTTAGCAAAACACACTGATGTTTATGTGGCTGTCTGACATCTGCAGGACAGCTGACATTTTcctccattttctgattttttgttAGTTCCGTTTTTTCAGGCATCTACAAATGTGTAAGTTGTTCTTCATAACG
This genomic interval from Schistocerca cancellata isolate TAMUIC-IGC-003103 chromosome 3, iqSchCanc2.1, whole genome shotgun sequence contains the following:
- the LOC126176228 gene encoding uncharacterized protein LOC126176228 yields the protein MEHAAVSCVFAGNAVYGRVFQYLNVGGFLQLLRCLEEKPLSEQPVGQGPSWTAGQRAARRTPHAHRQCFRARARGFASAPSCLCVECATPMPSDSTAGRSGAAPVTATVTVTTKTSTTHAVAAKRTRSAATFMSTAKTTRAAETKSDWSLQMGVPAALHFIETRSRLFVGCRLSAQRR